The Dendrosporobacter quercicolus genome includes a window with the following:
- the panB gene encoding 3-methyl-2-oxobutanoate hydroxymethyltransferase yields MKKKLTIPQFKEMKAQGQRFSMVTAYDYTFARIVDKTPVEMILVGDSLGMVMLGYDSTVSVTMEDMLHHIKPVVRGARHTFVVGDMPFGSYNVSVGEAIRNANRIIQQGGADAIKIEGGSNVLEIVSEMVKGGIPVIGHIGLTPQTAAQLGGFKVQGKDAEIARRLVEDALHLEQAGVFALVLECVVAPIAELITGKVAIPTIGIGAGPACDAQVLVLQDLLGLYDKFTPKFVKQYAQLNDPIANALTTYAREVADGSFPGPEQSFGLNQEPLGRLY; encoded by the coding sequence ATGAAGAAAAAGTTGACCATTCCTCAATTTAAAGAAATGAAAGCGCAAGGTCAAAGGTTCAGCATGGTAACAGCATATGACTATACGTTTGCCAGGATTGTGGATAAGACTCCGGTTGAAATGATTCTAGTAGGAGACTCGCTGGGGATGGTCATGCTTGGTTACGATAGTACAGTTTCCGTTACAATGGAAGACATGCTGCATCATATCAAGCCGGTGGTGCGGGGAGCACGGCATACCTTCGTTGTCGGCGATATGCCCTTTGGCTCGTATAACGTCAGTGTGGGCGAAGCGATCCGCAATGCCAATCGCATTATCCAGCAAGGCGGCGCAGATGCCATTAAAATTGAAGGCGGTTCGAATGTACTGGAAATCGTCAGTGAAATGGTAAAGGGCGGTATTCCGGTCATTGGTCATATCGGGCTGACGCCGCAGACGGCAGCCCAGCTAGGCGGATTTAAGGTTCAGGGAAAAGATGCCGAGATTGCCAGGCGATTGGTCGAGGATGCGCTTCACCTGGAACAGGCCGGTGTGTTTGCCCTTGTTCTGGAATGCGTGGTAGCGCCCATTGCCGAGCTGATCACCGGGAAAGTAGCCATTCCGACGATCGGAATCGGCGCCGGGCCGGCCTGTGATGCCCAGGTGCTGGTACTTCAGGATTTATTGGGCCTGTACGATAAGTTTACCCCCAAATTTGTTAAGCAATATGCGCAGTTAAACGACCCTATTGCGAATGCGCTCACCACCTATGCCCGGGAAGTTGCCGACGGAAGCTTTCCGGGGCCTGAGCAGTCTTTTGGTCTAAATCAGGAACCGCTTGGCCGGTTATACTAG